One window of Ascaphus truei isolate aAscTru1 unplaced genomic scaffold, aAscTru1.hap1 HAP1_SCAFFOLD_1325, whole genome shotgun sequence genomic DNA carries:
- the LOC142475680 gene encoding uncharacterized protein LOC142475680 has protein sequence ILRTERLLEGVSGEIPIAVPSSARAKHFPGRWSRAGYYKCVTLYFKDNVEKNIEAIFTKRCWTTRHGLGLGKTHEKKGGGELAVDEEGDTEWQELYNSGLWASNMLALTEFLEDCVTESSLGDSGSVLGHVTADWMLEDVESEVDALDQDLEGVALPVPRILEHSPANNTLQAQNTEGDSAEDQTSPGCFCCIWRVRPKRSLFSSIRRWISKRRNRVVSF, from the exons ATCCTCCGTACTGAGCGACTTCTAGAAGGGGTCAGCGGAGAAATCCCGATCGCGGTGCCTTCCAGCGCGCGGGCAAAGCACTTCCCCGGGAGATGGAGCCGCgccgg GTACTACAAATGTGTCACTTTATACTTCAAAGACAACGTGGAGAAAAACAttgaggccatatttactaagcggtgctggaCCACAAGACACGGCCTG GGCTTGGGAAAGACACATGAGAAgaaaggaggaggagagctggCTGTGGACGAGGAAGGAGACACCGAATGGCAGGAGCTCTATAACAGCGGCTTATGGGCTAGCAATATGTTGGCCCTTACTGAGTTCCTGGAGGACTGTGTGACCGAGTCCAGCCTCGGTGATAGCGGCAGTGTGCTCGGGCATGTTACCGCCGACTGGATGTTGGAGGATGTGGAAAGCGAGGTCGAT GCGTTGGACCAAGATCTGGAAGGAGTCGCGCTACCAGTGCCGCGTATTCTGGAACATTCCCCTGCgaataacacactgcaggcccagAACACAGAGGGCGACAGTGCCGAAGATCAGACGTCACCCGGCTGTTTCTGCTGCATCTGGCGAGTGAGACCGAAGAGATCCCTGTTCAGTTCCATCAGGAGATGGATCAGCAAAAGGAGAAACAGAGTGGTCTCCTTTTAA